The Burkholderia mallei ATCC 23344 genome has a window encoding:
- a CDS encoding GNAT family N-acetyltransferase codes for MLQMRPMTQTEFREYRERAARGYARDLIESGQSAPDEADARALACIDTLLPDGLLTDDQVLLTLSESADGSVLGHLWYGVVAEGPHRSLFIYDLEIEPAFRRQGWATRVLQALEDDARELRVSEIGLSVFNHNAAALALYRELGFAAVTTTFVKSIESP; via the coding sequence ATGTTGCAAATGCGTCCGATGACCCAGACGGAATTTCGCGAATACCGCGAGCGCGCCGCGCGCGGCTATGCGCGGGATCTGATCGAATCCGGCCAGAGCGCGCCCGACGAAGCCGACGCACGCGCGCTCGCGTGTATCGATACGCTGCTGCCCGATGGGCTGCTGACCGACGATCAGGTGCTGCTGACACTGAGCGAATCGGCCGACGGCTCCGTGCTCGGCCACCTGTGGTACGGCGTCGTCGCCGAAGGTCCGCATCGGTCGCTCTTCATCTACGATCTCGAAATCGAGCCTGCCTTTCGCCGTCAGGGATGGGCGACACGCGTGCTGCAGGCGCTCGAGGACGATGCGCGGGAACTGCGGGTGAGCGAGATCGGCCTGTCGGTGTTCAATCACAACGCGGCCGCGCTCGCGCTGTACCGCGAGCTGGGTTTCGCCGCCGTGACGACGACGTTCGTCAAATCGATCGAATCGCCCTGA
- a CDS encoding DUF4087 domain-containing protein codes for MIAFLARRAARRTPTPTTASHSPTSRSRGAGRHLFAALAVALIGLPHAHAEIRCGWLQNPTPGNWWLDDRTGSWTLGTMGGPETEGMDVIPDMAGKQYVETNGSHGYACACLTVVTDKQERRIVKVLKAKQLPLSRCRRDKRLKEPT; via the coding sequence ATGATCGCCTTCCTTGCCCGCCGCGCCGCCCGGCGCACGCCGACGCCCACCACCGCTTCGCACTCGCCCACCTCGCGTTCGCGCGGCGCCGGCCGCCATCTGTTCGCCGCGCTCGCCGTCGCGCTGATCGGCCTGCCACACGCGCACGCCGAAATCCGCTGCGGCTGGCTGCAGAATCCGACGCCCGGCAACTGGTGGCTCGACGATCGCACCGGCTCGTGGACCCTCGGCACGATGGGCGGCCCCGAAACCGAAGGGATGGACGTGATTCCCGACATGGCGGGCAAGCAATACGTCGAAACCAACGGCTCGCACGGCTATGCGTGCGCGTGCCTCACGGTGGTCACCGACAAGCAGGAACGGCGGATCGTGAAGGTGCTGAAGGCGAAGCAGTTGCCGCTCTCGCGGTGCCGACGCGACAAGCGGCTCAAGGAACCGACATGA
- a CDS encoding heavy metal translocating P-type ATPase has protein sequence MTKLFAPAAPITTTLLVEGMHCGGCTSRVEQALAQVPGVTGAVADLAAGTATVAAASAIDTARLVAALDAAGYRATVATAPAATGNADARHGRARDEDDDAAAAPHTAAVTLTIGGMTCGGCARRVEQALAAVRGVADAKVDLATTSAKASVARDVDSQTLVAAVEQAGYRANVVRDARAEAAPKPAACPFEDAARSAAPAAAFAVDESSAASPERVATQSFEFDIAGMTCASCVGRVEKALAQVPGVVRATVNLATEKAAVDADADAHVDTARLIDAVKRAGYRASPVSDTASALAPSPEIAAARTAIELDIAGMTCASCVGRVEKALAQVPGVARATVNLATEKATVDADADAHVDTARLIDAVKRAGYRASPAIAACAPASRATATADAAAARPASPSADDRKLAEARRERALVIASAVLTTPLALPMFAAPFGVDAALPAWLQLALASIVQFGFGARFYRAAWHALKARAGNMDLLVALGTSAAYGLSIWLMLRDPGHAAHLYFEASAVIVTLVRFGKWLEARAKRQTTNAIRALNALRPDRARIVEHGVERDVPLAQVRVGTVVRVLPGERVPVDGRIEAGVTHVDESLITGESLPVPKEPGERVTAGSINGEGALTVATTAIGAETTLARIIRLVESAQAEKAPIQRLVDRVSAVFVPAIVAIAFATFAGWLVAGAGVETAILNAVAVLVIACPCALGLATPAAIMAGTGVAARHGVLIKDAQALELAQRARIVAFDKTGTLTQGRPTVTAFDAIGIPRGDALALAAAVQRASAHPLARAVVAAFDADADARRSSLAAAHADTPRAVAGRGVEARVDARLLALGSTRWRDELGIAVPDGVARRAAALEAAGNTVSWLMRADAPREALALVAFGDTVKPNARRAIERLAARGIRSALVTGDNRGSATAVAASLGIDEVHAQVLPDDKARVVAQLKATAGDGAVAMVGDGINDAPALAAADVGIAMATGTDVAMHTAGITLMRGDPALVADAVDISRRTYRKIQQNLFWAFVYNLVGIPLAALGWLNPMIAGAAMAFSSVSVVTNALLLRRWKGDAR, from the coding sequence ATGACCAAGCTGTTCGCTCCCGCCGCCCCGATCACGACGACACTGCTCGTCGAAGGCATGCATTGCGGCGGCTGTACGTCGCGCGTCGAGCAGGCGCTCGCCCAGGTGCCGGGCGTGACCGGCGCGGTGGCGGATCTCGCCGCGGGCACGGCGACCGTCGCCGCGGCATCCGCCATCGACACGGCTCGCCTCGTCGCCGCGCTCGACGCGGCCGGCTATCGCGCGACGGTCGCGACGGCGCCCGCCGCGACCGGAAACGCGGATGCGCGCCACGGCCGCGCGCGAGACGAGGATGACGATGCCGCCGCCGCGCCGCACACGGCGGCGGTCACGCTGACCATCGGCGGCATGACCTGCGGCGGCTGCGCGCGGCGCGTCGAGCAGGCGCTCGCGGCCGTGCGCGGCGTGGCGGATGCGAAGGTGGATCTCGCGACGACGAGCGCGAAGGCAAGCGTCGCGCGCGACGTCGACTCGCAGACGCTCGTCGCGGCCGTCGAGCAAGCCGGGTATCGAGCGAACGTCGTGCGGGACGCGCGCGCCGAAGCCGCGCCGAAGCCCGCCGCATGCCCGTTCGAGGACGCAGCCCGTTCGGCCGCGCCGGCCGCCGCGTTCGCGGTCGACGAATCGAGCGCCGCGTCTCCGGAACGCGTGGCGACGCAGTCGTTCGAATTCGACATCGCGGGCATGACCTGCGCGTCCTGCGTCGGCCGCGTCGAAAAGGCGCTGGCGCAAGTGCCCGGCGTCGTCCGCGCGACGGTCAATCTCGCCACCGAAAAAGCCGCCGTCGACGCCGATGCAGACGCCCACGTCGACACCGCGCGGCTCATCGACGCGGTGAAGCGAGCGGGCTATCGCGCGTCACCGGTGAGCGATACGGCAAGCGCTCTCGCACCGTCGCCGGAAATCGCCGCCGCGCGCACGGCAATCGAACTCGACATCGCGGGCATGACCTGCGCGTCCTGCGTCGGCCGCGTCGAGAAGGCGCTGGCGCAAGTGCCCGGCGTCGCCCGCGCGACGGTCAATCTCGCCACCGAAAAAGCCACCGTCGATGCCGATGCAGACGCCCATGTCGACACCGCGCGGCTCATCGACGCGGTGAAGCGGGCAGGCTATCGCGCGTCGCCGGCCATCGCGGCTTGCGCCCCGGCATCCCGCGCAACCGCAACCGCGGACGCGGCCGCCGCCCGCCCCGCCTCGCCGAGCGCCGACGATCGCAAGCTCGCCGAAGCGCGCCGCGAGCGGGCGCTCGTGATCGCGTCCGCGGTGCTGACCACGCCGCTCGCCCTGCCAATGTTCGCCGCGCCGTTCGGCGTCGACGCGGCGCTGCCCGCGTGGCTGCAGCTCGCGCTCGCGTCGATCGTGCAGTTCGGCTTCGGCGCGCGCTTCTATCGCGCCGCATGGCACGCGCTGAAGGCTCGCGCCGGCAACATGGACCTGCTCGTCGCGCTCGGCACGTCGGCCGCGTACGGCCTGAGCATCTGGCTGATGCTGCGCGACCCCGGCCATGCCGCGCACCTGTACTTCGAGGCGTCCGCCGTGATCGTCACGCTCGTGCGCTTCGGCAAATGGCTCGAGGCGCGCGCGAAGCGGCAGACCACCAACGCGATCCGCGCACTCAACGCACTGCGCCCCGATCGCGCGCGCATCGTCGAGCACGGCGTCGAGCGCGACGTGCCGCTCGCGCAGGTGCGCGTCGGCACCGTCGTGCGCGTGCTGCCGGGCGAGCGCGTGCCCGTCGACGGCCGGATCGAGGCGGGCGTCACGCATGTCGACGAATCGCTGATCACGGGCGAGAGCCTGCCCGTGCCGAAGGAGCCCGGCGAGCGCGTGACCGCCGGCTCGATCAACGGCGAAGGCGCGCTCACCGTCGCGACGACCGCGATCGGCGCCGAGACGACGCTCGCGCGCATCATCCGCCTCGTCGAATCCGCGCAGGCCGAAAAAGCGCCGATCCAGCGCCTCGTCGACCGCGTGAGCGCCGTGTTCGTGCCCGCGATCGTCGCGATCGCGTTCGCCACGTTCGCCGGCTGGCTCGTCGCGGGCGCGGGCGTCGAGACGGCGATCCTCAACGCGGTCGCGGTGCTCGTGATCGCGTGCCCGTGCGCGCTCGGCCTCGCGACGCCTGCCGCGATCATGGCGGGCACGGGCGTCGCCGCGCGGCACGGCGTACTGATCAAGGATGCGCAGGCGCTCGAGCTCGCGCAGCGCGCGCGCATCGTCGCGTTCGACAAAACCGGCACGCTGACGCAAGGCAGGCCGACCGTCACCGCGTTCGACGCGATCGGCATTCCGCGTGGCGATGCGCTCGCGCTCGCCGCCGCCGTCCAGCGCGCGAGCGCGCATCCGCTCGCGCGCGCGGTCGTCGCCGCGTTCGACGCCGATGCCGACGCGCGCCGCTCGTCCCTCGCCGCCGCGCACGCCGATACGCCGCGCGCGGTCGCGGGTCGCGGCGTCGAGGCGCGCGTCGACGCTCGCCTGCTCGCGCTCGGCAGCACGCGCTGGCGCGATGAACTCGGCATCGCCGTGCCCGACGGCGTCGCGCGCCGCGCGGCGGCGCTCGAAGCGGCGGGCAACACGGTATCGTGGCTGATGCGCGCCGACGCGCCGCGCGAGGCGCTCGCACTCGTCGCGTTCGGTGACACGGTCAAGCCGAACGCGCGGCGCGCGATCGAGCGGCTCGCCGCGCGCGGCATCAGGAGCGCGCTCGTGACGGGCGACAACCGCGGCAGCGCGACAGCCGTCGCCGCGTCGCTCGGCATCGACGAAGTGCACGCGCAGGTGCTGCCGGACGACAAGGCGCGCGTCGTCGCGCAATTGAAGGCGACGGCGGGCGACGGCGCGGTCGCGATGGTCGGCGACGGCATCAACGATGCGCCCGCGCTCGCCGCGGCCGACGTCGGCATCGCGATGGCGACGGGCACCGACGTCGCGATGCACACCGCCGGCATCACGCTGATGCGCGGCGATCCGGCGCTCGTCGCGGACGCGGTCGACATCTCGCGCCGCACGTACCGGAAGATTCAGCAGAACCTGTTCTGGGCGTTCGTCTACAACCTGGTGGGGATTCCGCTCGCGGCGCTCGGCTGGCTGAACCCGATGATCGCGGGCGCGGCGATGGCGTTCTCCAGCGTGAGCGTCGTGACGAACGCACTGTTGCTGCGGCGCTGGAAGGGCGACGCGCGCTAA